One window of Pyrus communis chromosome 12, drPyrComm1.1, whole genome shotgun sequence genomic DNA carries:
- the LOC137709730 gene encoding uncharacterized protein — MGDQSSKLTPEAEAVPPRILSLLQRRFEEMKSRSKARKLKAASTLSKKQLLKDSAQEEVDNSLLHTPQSSPESDKITCPKIPPTLENKSKVAPISPECDKGTKQVDDEDQKKEQIKRDGTECSVEDHKGPKSVNVYIGGVFAMEDTTEGEEEDEDNEDGMQRNREFFMCPASPSFKIYCMEALEIENDSSKYDSTMDEDIKHKKSPSAASADCSVDSLVSTTDHHDGQVTKTKKKGRRRRRVQNGFGVKNLLHIKGCYYLGCSGGHDRATYLAEKSAAT, encoded by the exons ATGGGTGACCAAAGTTCAAAGCTCACCCCAGAAGCCGAGGCTGTGCCTCCTAGGATCCTTTCCCTCTTGCAGAGACGCTTTGAGGAGATGAAGAGCCGGTCCAAGGCACGAAAGCTAAAGGCCGCTAGTACTCTCTCCAAGAAACAGCTACTTAAGGACTCTGCACAGGAGGAGGTTGATAACTCTCTCCTTCATACGCCGCAGTCTTCACCAGAGTCTGACAAAATAACATGTCCGAAGATACCACCAACATTGGAGAACAAGTCCAAGGTTGCACCAATCTCGCCGGAGTGTGACAAGGGTACAAAACAGGTTGACGATGAGGACCAAAAGAAGGAGCAAATTAAGAGAGATGGGACGGAGTGTAGTGTTGAAGATCATAAAGGGCCAAAGAGTGTGAATGTGTATATAGGAGGGGTTTTTGCAATGGAGGATACCACAGAGGGAGAGGAAGAGGACGAAGATAATGAAGATGGTATGCAGAGAAACAGAGAATTTTTTATGTGTCCCGCGTCGCcaagttttaaaatttattgCATGGAAGCTCTGGAAATTGAAAATGATAGCA GCAAGTACGACAGCACAATGGATGAGGATATCAAGCACAAGAAATCGCCAAGTGCTGCGTCTGCAGACTGCAGTGTTGATAGCCTAGTGTCAACGACTGATCACCACGAT GGCCAGGTAACAAAGacaaagaagaaaggaaggagaaggagaagagtaCAAAATGGATTCGGAGTAAAGAATCTATTGCACATTAAAGGATGCTACTACCTAGGTTGCAGTGGTGGCCACGACAGAGCCACCTATCTGGCCGAGAAATCTGCAGCCACTTGA
- the LOC137711681 gene encoding NAC domain-containing protein 83-like gives MDKFKFVGNGMIRLPPGFRFKPTDEELVFQYLRCKVFSCPLPASIIPEINVCMYDPWDLPGNLEQERYFFSNKESKYRNGNRANRVTSSGYWKATGVDKRIVSSRRNHIVGKKKTLVFYRGKSPHVSKTDWVMHEYCLVNAETTASIHTTENALTPKGNWVLCRVFSKKRSGKIDEEIVVNYNSIEVNNNANPASSSSSCSSSTGITEVTSPSEECGEEISSCPKF, from the exons atggACAAGTTCAAATTTGTCGGAAATGGGATGATCAGATTGCCTCCTGGTTTCCGATTCAAACCAACAGATGAAGAGCTAGTTTTTCAGTACCTGAGATGCAAAGTCTTCTCATGCCCACTTCCTGCTTCCATTATTCCTGAGATCAACGTTTGCATGTATGATCCTTGGGATTTGCCAG GTAATTTGGAACAAGAGAGGTATTTCTTCAGCAACAAGGAATCAAAATACCGGAATGGAAACCGAGCCAACAGGGTGACAAGTTCCGGTTACTGGAAAGCAACCGGCGTAGATAAAAGGATTGTATCTTCAAGGAGGAATCATATTGTGGGAAAGAAAAAGACTCTAGTTTTTTACAGAGGGAAGTCTCCACATGTTTCTAAGACTGACTGGGTCATGCATGAATATTGCCTTGTGAATGCAGAAACTACAGCTTCCATTCACACAACTGAG AATGCTTTAACGCCAAAAGGAAATTGGGTTTTGTGTCGGGTTTTTTCTAAGAAAAGAAGTGGCAAGATAGATGAGGAGATTGTGGTGAATTACAACAGCATCGAAGTTAACAATAATGCGAATCCtgcatcttcttcctcctcttgttCAAGTTCAACTGGGATCACAGAAGTAACTTCCCCAAGTGAAGAATGTGGTGAAGAAATCAGTAGCTGCCCTAAATTTTGA
- the LOC137711333 gene encoding mitochondrial import inner membrane translocase subunit TIM8-like — protein MDPSAMNNPELLNFINQEKERAMVNEMVGKLTNVCWDKCITGTPGSKFSSSESACLANCARRYLDMSMIIMKRFQSMQ, from the exons ATGGATCCTTCAGCAATGAACAACCCTGAACTGCTTAACTTCATTAAC CAAGAGAAGGAAAGAGCAATGGTGAATGAGATGGTGGGAAAGCTTACGAATGTATGTTGGGACAAGTGCATCACTGGTACCCCCGGGAGCAAGTTCAGTTCCAGCGAGTCCGCTTGCCTGGCAAACTGCGCCCGCCGATATCTTGATATGAGTATGATTATTATGAAGCGTTTTCAGAGCATGCAATGA